A single region of the Rhodococcus sp. W8901 genome encodes:
- a CDS encoding IniB N-terminal domain-containing protein gives MASNAVLDFILRLLRDEDAAAAYCANPQAALSAAGLGDVCHADIVAVAPMAAESGLFGSAGADLGAILAAGTGAAGSLGAAAGGGLGPGGGLGLGGGAGLGLGAGAGLGLGAAVGGGFAGDLDLGGDLVAALGAALAVGGSIGAQLGAALGAALEAAVGLGGGLGGGLDLGSLTNVGGSLDLGGALAAALNGALGGVVDVNGSLVTDLGAALGAALEGVTSFDLGGLLSVDGGLSAALESAFAIGGELGGELGAALGGLFGAAIEAGAELGGGLGAGFESALEAALSLGGSLGGALDGDIAGQLGAALSGLLESALSIGGSVGGDLGAALGGALELGGALDIASALNLDSFLDLGASLGSVIGGSLGVEGALTADLGAALGAALAGAGSVDLGGPLEVGGGLTAALESAFGIGGSIGADLGAALGGALDGGLGSGIDLGSLIGSGGDLGAAISGALGGALDVDGALTAALGTALNSALALGGSLEIGAEADLGGLLEGAFGVGGSAGADLGAALGGLLGGGLESGGSLEGLLGAGSSAGGDLGADLGAGLGAGLGGDLGASLSGALGSVSDLGEQVGSGLGATGQIDGGFGSTGNADGGLGAGLAGASDIAGNLTTDLDSALQGALDAAGSLTGGLSEAVTGNAWSSIDTDAFGSAHSDAGLFANGVGEVEGQAGSVADPTPAHVDLGDHLLP, from the coding sequence ATGGCCAGCAACGCAGTTCTCGACTTCATCCTCCGGCTTCTCCGCGACGAGGACGCCGCCGCCGCCTACTGCGCGAACCCCCAGGCCGCGCTCAGTGCGGCGGGACTCGGCGATGTGTGCCACGCCGACATCGTCGCCGTCGCCCCGATGGCGGCCGAGTCCGGTCTGTTCGGCAGTGCGGGCGCCGATCTGGGTGCGATCCTGGCGGCCGGAACGGGCGCGGCGGGCTCGCTCGGCGCGGCCGCCGGCGGCGGACTAGGCCCGGGAGGTGGTCTGGGTCTGGGTGGTGGCGCGGGCCTCGGTCTCGGCGCCGGTGCGGGACTGGGCCTCGGCGCGGCGGTGGGCGGCGGATTCGCCGGTGACCTCGACCTCGGCGGCGACCTGGTGGCGGCGCTGGGTGCCGCCCTTGCCGTCGGCGGATCGATCGGCGCGCAGCTCGGTGCGGCTCTCGGCGCCGCGTTGGAAGCCGCCGTCGGCCTCGGTGGCGGGCTGGGCGGCGGTCTGGACCTCGGCAGCCTGACGAATGTCGGCGGCTCGCTGGATCTGGGTGGTGCGCTGGCGGCCGCTCTGAATGGGGCGCTCGGTGGCGTCGTGGATGTGAACGGGTCGCTGGTGACCGACCTCGGTGCGGCCCTGGGTGCCGCGCTCGAGGGCGTGACCAGCTTCGATCTCGGCGGACTCCTGTCGGTGGACGGCGGGTTGAGCGCCGCGCTGGAGAGTGCTTTCGCGATCGGCGGCGAGCTCGGTGGGGAGCTGGGTGCCGCCCTCGGCGGACTCTTCGGTGCGGCAATCGAGGCCGGTGCCGAGCTCGGTGGGGGGCTCGGTGCCGGCTTCGAGAGCGCGCTCGAGGCGGCGCTGTCGCTCGGCGGCAGCCTGGGCGGCGCACTGGACGGTGACATCGCCGGCCAGTTGGGCGCGGCGCTGAGCGGACTGCTCGAGTCGGCCCTGTCGATCGGGGGATCCGTCGGCGGCGACCTGGGAGCGGCCCTGGGCGGGGCGCTGGAACTCGGCGGCGCGCTGGATATCGCGAGCGCCCTGAATCTCGACAGCTTCCTCGATCTCGGCGCGTCGCTCGGCAGCGTGATCGGTGGCTCGCTGGGCGTGGAGGGTGCGCTGACCGCGGACCTCGGTGCCGCGCTGGGCGCCGCGCTGGCCGGTGCCGGCAGCGTGGACCTCGGTGGTCCGCTCGAGGTCGGCGGCGGCCTGACGGCGGCGCTCGAGAGTGCCTTCGGGATCGGTGGATCGATCGGTGCCGACCTGGGTGCCGCCCTCGGCGGGGCCCTCGACGGTGGACTCGGAAGCGGCATCGACCTCGGCAGCCTGATCGGGTCCGGTGGGGACCTGGGTGCCGCGATCAGCGGGGCCCTGGGCGGTGCGCTCGACGTCGACGGTGCCCTCACCGCGGCGCTCGGGACCGCGCTCAACAGTGCCCTGGCCCTCGGCGGCAGCCTGGAAATCGGCGCCGAGGCGGACCTCGGTGGGCTGCTCGAGGGCGCGTTCGGTGTCGGCGGCTCGGCGGGCGCCGATCTCGGTGCAGCGCTCGGTGGTCTGCTCGGCGGTGGGCTCGAGTCGGGCGGCTCGCTCGAGGGTTTGCTGGGTGCCGGAAGCTCGGCCGGTGGCGATCTGGGTGCGGACCTCGGAGCTGGGCTCGGTGCCGGCCTCGGGGGTGACCTGGGGGCGAGCCTGTCGGGCGCGCTCGGATCGGTTTCGGATCTGGGTGAGCAGGTCGGTTCCGGTCTCGGCGCCACGGGACAGATCGACGGCGGCTTCGGCTCGACCGGTAACGCCGACGGTGGACTCGGTGCCGGTCTTGCCGGCGCCTCCGACATCGCGGGCAATCTCACGACGGACCTCGACTCGGCACTGCAGGGCGCGCTCGACGCGGCCGGCAGCCTCACCGGTGGTCTGTCCGAAGCGGTGACGGGCAATGCGTGGTCGTCGATCGACACCGACGCGTTCGGCTCGGCCCACTCGGATGCCGGACTGTTCGCGAACGGTGTCGGTGAGGTGGAGGGCCAGGCGGGCTCCGTCGCCGATCCGACACCCGCGCACGTCGATCTCGGAGACCATCTGCTGCCGTGA
- a CDS encoding Hsp70 family protein — MGAVLGIAVGTTNSGTASITADGTFTDEADAVTSSRPTILHLLSDGTAVFPEPGDDAGRAHLSGFVERVGDPVGLLDDAGRIHAGADLFASAVACLAAPETPATVVVTHPTAWSKYTVRALESALDRSGLSTAGLVSEAAACARWLEASRGRPDDGVIVVFDLGASALDITVVRTGAESAILGKPLRSEDFSGAHFDQLITRYVLDAIADKTGDLDPFDPATIAALSVLRADCATAKEKLSTDTETAIPVALPGVTTDVRLVRSELEDLIRRPLSSSVELIREALRSAEIEVSDVTHVLLAGGGGAIPLAAELVSSELGLTVVAAPVPALTAAIGAAYLAGDTASSGAATVPTPVDRDNRAADGVYRAPVTASFPSRMHSAPNGSSTRRRIAIIASAAAAVGILTAGGLSIGTAANTSPTPVVTSTPGAPASMPNGGALTADGVANGGTPSEVSTVSAIGGGNGGATTATASANRAGVVGGATDGQPASRSSAPNSPAAAPGTPAAEDIGTGDTAAPPAYTPPAPEFVPPNPGINAPTPGEVGEGFAKAANGIGQGLGAAVTGIGTGVGGLVGAVVDPLTGALIGK, encoded by the coding sequence ATGGGCGCCGTGCTCGGAATTGCTGTCGGAACGACCAATTCGGGCACTGCATCGATCACAGCGGACGGAACCTTCACCGATGAGGCGGACGCCGTCACGTCGTCCCGACCGACGATCCTGCACCTGTTGTCGGACGGAACGGCCGTGTTCCCGGAGCCGGGCGACGACGCCGGACGAGCACATCTGTCGGGTTTCGTCGAGCGGGTCGGCGACCCGGTCGGGCTGCTCGACGATGCCGGCCGCATCCATGCCGGGGCGGATCTCTTCGCATCCGCCGTGGCGTGCCTGGCCGCGCCGGAAACCCCCGCGACGGTGGTGGTCACCCATCCGACGGCATGGAGTAAGTACACCGTCCGGGCCCTCGAATCGGCGCTCGACCGTTCGGGGCTGTCCACGGCCGGACTGGTCTCGGAGGCCGCAGCCTGCGCGCGGTGGCTCGAAGCCTCACGTGGGCGCCCGGACGACGGAGTGATCGTCGTCTTCGACCTGGGCGCCTCCGCGCTCGACATCACGGTGGTGCGCACCGGCGCCGAGTCGGCGATCCTCGGCAAGCCGCTCCGCTCGGAAGACTTCAGCGGCGCCCACTTCGACCAGCTGATCACCCGCTACGTGCTCGACGCGATCGCGGACAAGACGGGCGACCTCGACCCCTTCGACCCCGCGACCATCGCCGCCCTGTCGGTGCTACGGGCCGACTGCGCCACGGCCAAGGAAAAGCTGTCCACCGACACCGAGACGGCCATCCCGGTCGCCCTGCCCGGCGTCACGACCGACGTACGACTCGTCCGGTCCGAGCTCGAGGATCTGATCCGCCGACCCCTGTCGAGTTCGGTCGAGCTGATCCGGGAGGCCCTCCGCTCGGCCGAGATCGAGGTCTCCGACGTCACCCACGTCCTGCTCGCGGGTGGCGGTGGCGCGATCCCGCTGGCGGCGGAACTCGTGTCGTCCGAGCTGGGGCTCACCGTGGTCGCCGCCCCGGTCCCCGCGCTCACCGCGGCGATCGGTGCCGCGTATCTGGCAGGCGACACCGCGTCGTCGGGTGCCGCAACCGTTCCGACCCCCGTGGACCGGGACAATCGTGCCGCCGACGGCGTCTACCGCGCACCCGTCACGGCGAGCTTCCCGTCGCGAATGCACTCCGCCCCCAACGGATCGAGCACCCGACGGCGCATCGCGATCATCGCGTCGGCGGCAGCCGCGGTGGGAATCCTCACCGCCGGCGGCCTGTCGATCGGCACGGCGGCGAACACGTCGCCGACGCCAGTGGTGACGTCCACCCCGGGCGCACCGGCGTCCATGCCGAACGGTGGCGCCCTGACAGCGGACGGCGTGGCGAACGGCGGAACCCCATCGGAGGTATCGACCGTCAGCGCCATCGGCGGCGGGAACGGCGGTGCGACAACGGCAACCGCCAGTGCGAATCGAGCCGGCGTCGTCGGCGGCGCCACCGACGGGCAGCCCGCCTCCCGGTCCTCGGCCCCTAACTCACCGGCGGCTGCACCGGGAACCCCCGCTGCGGAAGACATCGGCACCGGAGACACCGCGGCTCCGCCCGCCTACACACCCCCCGCTCCCGAATTCGTCCCGCCGAATCCCGGAATCAACGCCCCCACCCCCGGCGAGGTGGGCGAGGGATTCGCCAAGGCGGCCAATGGAATCGGACAAGGACTCGGCGCTGCCGTGACCGGCATCGGGACCGGCGTGGGCGGCCTCGTCGGAGCGGTCGTCGATCCGTTGACCGGCGCACTGATCGGAAAGTAG
- a CDS encoding LuxR C-terminal-related transcriptional regulator, which yields MRTVQAVDTAPDDLVAGVPGAREFLDAVDVAAPGCVLLRGNSGSGKSLLLAAARTLLDTRGGDVHATVAAAELHSGALLLDGAHMLPDDERAALLELVRRGDRTIVVATEPRPHDPILRSLVTAVQSLGAVVDLRALTTFEISERARRRGISPTPTLTRTLDDSTGGVLAGVDAGLSAAATAPGDDDVVRAAAATHLQTTLRHLDAEMLAALALCSYSSGIDASDIGTALEVDPRRGQDLADRIRASAFVTRAGSVLPFVRPHVAIATGVTRVRDLQLRLLATRLDAGTLDAETAVALVEAGLEDPRLAEFVCTCADAAEPTAAADLYTAAVRAGADAGRLAVRHCEVSALSGDLDTAERIADSLLTRADSLDPPELTAAVRISASVAAYRGAIGRSADLYEWLGPTRVGADTAVSAAVLLAAGRPDAAAAALAVGSQGPPTSGAAGIALVAEGLAQSIAGSGAVAMNSLTRAMSLLSTSAHTRLLPDSATAVTALLCLHSGELAHAESVLGRALESDPPGSVTQLRHRVLAAWAAMVGGDLAGAAALVDTLPTDRPLHHREALFVHGLRVGLARRHGDLGALQRQWADAQPVVAGYSVDLLSLLPLGELWLAAVRLGDEPRITHLVEQAQELLARLGEPALWGASLHWYGVQAAILGENPAKLLPHARALAASAEVSSYAAGLAAAGRVWLRVLREEAEAAEVESAARALERIGLPWDGARLAGEAALRVSDTRGATTLLQVARSLRDASAAPPVGAEPSTPEPATGALTDREADVAELLLLGLTHREIGARLYIAPKTVEHHVARIRRRLGAHSRSELLSMLRALGHGVSESSGS from the coding sequence ATGCGGACCGTACAGGCCGTCGACACGGCGCCGGACGACCTCGTCGCGGGTGTCCCCGGCGCCCGCGAATTCCTCGACGCCGTCGATGTCGCGGCTCCCGGCTGCGTCCTGCTCCGAGGCAACTCGGGCAGCGGAAAGTCGCTCCTCCTCGCCGCAGCCCGAACACTGCTGGACACCCGCGGCGGTGACGTGCACGCCACCGTGGCCGCAGCCGAACTTCACAGCGGCGCATTACTGCTCGACGGTGCGCACATGCTGCCCGACGACGAGCGCGCCGCCCTGCTCGAGCTCGTGCGACGCGGCGACCGCACCATCGTCGTCGCGACCGAACCGCGCCCCCACGACCCGATCCTGCGCTCGCTCGTCACGGCTGTGCAGTCCCTCGGCGCGGTGGTCGACCTGCGCGCACTGACCACGTTCGAGATCTCCGAACGCGCCCGACGGCGAGGCATCTCGCCCACCCCGACGCTCACCCGGACGCTGGACGATTCGACAGGCGGCGTGCTCGCGGGCGTCGACGCCGGGTTGTCCGCCGCGGCAACCGCCCCGGGCGACGACGACGTCGTCCGCGCCGCAGCGGCCACACACCTGCAGACCACACTGCGCCACCTCGATGCCGAAATGCTCGCCGCACTTGCCCTGTGTTCGTACAGTTCCGGGATCGACGCGAGCGACATCGGCACCGCCCTCGAGGTCGATCCGCGGCGGGGACAGGACCTTGCCGACCGCATCCGAGCGAGCGCCTTCGTCACCCGGGCCGGCTCCGTACTGCCCTTCGTGCGCCCACACGTCGCCATCGCGACCGGGGTCACCCGGGTGCGCGATCTGCAGCTGCGTCTGCTCGCCACCCGACTGGACGCCGGGACGCTGGACGCGGAGACCGCCGTGGCCCTCGTCGAGGCCGGGCTGGAGGATCCACGACTGGCCGAGTTCGTGTGCACCTGTGCCGATGCCGCGGAGCCGACCGCGGCGGCCGACCTGTACACCGCCGCCGTCAGAGCCGGCGCCGACGCCGGCCGCCTCGCGGTGCGCCACTGCGAGGTCAGTGCCCTGAGCGGAGACCTCGACACCGCGGAACGGATCGCGGACTCGCTGCTGACCCGCGCCGATTCCCTCGATCCTCCGGAACTGACCGCTGCCGTTCGCATCTCCGCCAGCGTCGCCGCCTACCGTGGTGCGATCGGCCGCAGCGCCGACCTCTACGAATGGTTGGGGCCGACGCGCGTCGGCGCCGACACCGCGGTCTCCGCGGCGGTGCTCCTCGCGGCCGGGCGACCCGACGCGGCCGCCGCCGCCCTCGCCGTCGGGTCGCAGGGTCCGCCCACGTCAGGAGCCGCGGGCATCGCCCTGGTCGCGGAGGGGCTCGCGCAGTCGATCGCGGGTTCCGGTGCGGTCGCGATGAACTCGTTGACCCGCGCGATGTCGCTGCTGTCCACCAGCGCGCACACCCGACTGCTGCCCGACAGCGCGACCGCGGTCACCGCCCTGCTGTGCCTGCACTCCGGCGAACTCGCACACGCGGAGTCCGTACTCGGTCGGGCCCTGGAGTCCGATCCGCCGGGCAGTGTCACCCAACTCCGGCATCGTGTGCTGGCCGCGTGGGCGGCGATGGTCGGAGGCGATCTCGCCGGTGCCGCCGCGCTCGTCGACACGCTGCCGACCGACCGGCCCCTGCACCATCGGGAGGCCCTGTTCGTCCACGGACTCCGAGTGGGACTCGCCCGGCGACACGGCGATCTCGGTGCGCTGCAACGTCAGTGGGCCGACGCCCAGCCGGTCGTGGCGGGATACTCGGTGGACCTGTTGAGCCTTCTGCCGCTCGGTGAACTCTGGCTCGCGGCAGTACGACTCGGCGACGAGCCGCGCATCACGCACCTCGTCGAACAAGCACAGGAACTACTGGCCCGCCTCGGAGAGCCCGCACTGTGGGGAGCGTCGCTGCACTGGTACGGCGTGCAGGCCGCGATTCTCGGCGAGAACCCGGCGAAGCTGCTGCCGCACGCGCGGGCCCTCGCCGCGTCGGCCGAGGTGAGTTCGTACGCCGCGGGACTCGCGGCGGCAGGGCGCGTCTGGCTCCGCGTGCTCCGCGAAGAGGCAGAGGCGGCGGAGGTCGAATCCGCGGCGCGGGCGCTCGAGCGGATCGGGCTGCCGTGGGACGGCGCACGGCTGGCGGGCGAAGCCGCGCTGCGGGTCTCGGACACCCGGGGGGCGACGACGCTGCTGCAGGTGGCCCGGTCGCTCCGGGACGCGTCGGCGGCGCCACCCGTCGGCGCCGAGCCGAGCACCCCCGAGCCCGCCACCGGTGCCCTCACCGATCGCGAGGCCGACGTGGCCGAACTGCTGCTGCTGGGGCTGACCCACCGCGAGATCGGGGCGCGCCTCTACATCGCCCCCAAGACTGTGGAACACCACGTGGCGCGGATCCGGCGGCGGCTCGGGGCCCACTCCCGCTCGGAGCTGCTGTCGATGTTGCGTGCACTCGGCCACGGAGTCTCCGAGTCGTCGGGATCGTGA
- a CDS encoding S1 family peptidase → MRTSLAPRAAVHSLARRVAVAGSSALLLLGPFTAAAQAAPETSPTSSVTQLSADELPAELAEAITRDLKISPQEYLDRAARAQELGSYAEDFRAERPHDFAGAWMGLDGHPIVAVTTTEAAQIAARDGYRTRLAPVSAEGLESSLADFNRWVSDLPREIASQIGAASIDVLNNQIVVDIANSPAGRALDLPTHIANVKVQLKAFGPVPVERAPMGGDTYVTSSGPLANAGPGEIGVCSFGFNGVDRNGNAINISAGHCDPAPGAGAGVYLPNRANMKDSLRVGDFARSEVGNADALDYSLIRINDAGVKAGLDRPVVRGAGGSTLTVTGTAVPVVGAPICKSGQTSSFTCGVVSADHVQAELVTDTNDSRIVRGFAGTACTLAGDSGGAIVTGTLALGITSGSNSTDAPNCAEANLVLAFDGGTSNLGIPIRNVLDSANASSGGGLGAGLSVRTGAADH, encoded by the coding sequence ATGCGTACCTCGCTGGCGCCGCGCGCCGCAGTCCATTCGTTGGCCCGCCGCGTCGCCGTCGCAGGATCGTCTGCGCTACTGCTCCTCGGACCCTTCACCGCGGCCGCGCAGGCCGCCCCCGAGACCTCCCCCACGTCCTCGGTGACACAGTTGTCGGCCGACGAACTGCCCGCCGAACTGGCCGAGGCGATCACACGAGACCTGAAGATCAGCCCGCAGGAGTACCTGGACCGCGCCGCCCGCGCGCAGGAACTCGGTTCGTATGCCGAGGACTTCCGCGCCGAGCGCCCCCACGACTTCGCGGGCGCATGGATGGGACTCGACGGCCACCCCATCGTCGCCGTCACCACGACCGAGGCGGCGCAGATCGCAGCGCGCGACGGCTATCGCACACGCCTGGCACCCGTCTCCGCAGAGGGACTCGAGAGTTCCCTCGCCGACTTCAACCGGTGGGTCTCGGATCTGCCCCGCGAGATCGCGTCGCAGATCGGTGCCGCGTCGATCGACGTCCTGAACAACCAGATCGTCGTCGACATCGCGAACAGCCCCGCCGGGCGGGCCCTCGACCTGCCGACCCACATCGCGAACGTCAAGGTCCAACTCAAGGCATTCGGACCCGTTCCGGTCGAGCGCGCACCGATGGGTGGCGACACCTACGTGACATCTTCCGGGCCGCTCGCGAACGCGGGGCCGGGCGAAATCGGGGTCTGCTCCTTCGGATTCAACGGTGTCGACCGGAACGGCAACGCGATCAACATCAGCGCAGGCCACTGCGACCCGGCACCGGGCGCCGGAGCGGGCGTGTACCTGCCGAACCGCGCGAACATGAAGGACAGCCTTCGGGTAGGCGACTTCGCGCGCTCCGAGGTCGGGAACGCGGACGCACTCGACTACTCCCTGATCCGCATCAACGACGCCGGCGTCAAGGCCGGACTCGACCGCCCGGTCGTCCGCGGCGCCGGCGGCAGCACCCTCACCGTGACCGGCACAGCCGTCCCCGTCGTGGGCGCGCCGATCTGCAAGTCCGGGCAGACGTCGTCGTTCACGTGCGGCGTCGTCTCGGCCGACCACGTCCAGGCCGAACTGGTGACAGATACCAACGACAGTCGGATCGTGCGCGGCTTCGCCGGCACCGCCTGCACACTCGCGGGTGACAGCGGCGGCGCAATCGTCACCGGCACGCTCGCACTGGGCATCACGAGCGGATCCAACAGCACCGACGCCCCGAACTGCGCCGAGGCCAACCTCGTCCTCGCATTCGACGGCGGCACATCGAACCTCGGGATTCCGATTCGGAACGTGCTCGACTCGGCGAATGCGTCCTCGGGCGGAGGTCTCGGCGCGGGGCTGTCCGTGCGCACCGGCGCCGCCGACCACTGA
- a CDS encoding S1 family peptidase, whose amino-acid sequence MRSSLARRAAVFGSAALLLLGPATAAAQADPAESSSTSGVSDQAAHLPIELVDALQRDLQLTPDQYLERSELGQKLAEFAALARYEFPDAFAGAWIDPSGTPIVGLAGEGRDAARAAVEQAGFTSRDVDRSEIQLQSDRAALSKWIDTLPREIADLVRGITVDIAGNTLVLRADDAAGDLFDLLPPFLQGAARVALGPALGSLQPPAPGPAAGQYAPDAFLGGDPYVAAGGGIGLRCSLGFNAIDRNGAPVNISAGHCDPSRDVAGTADASTAYASAGGSAGPMIGTFEKTSLDRLDYSVIRPTPESAQRFENNGVRVPGAAPVAITGTADPVVGAPVCKAGNTSGFNCGVVTETNQNVKVGARMLAGGFATNLCALQGDSGGTILTGTLALGISSASTVGEYGLCEVAGFVSSVMGQTPELFATPINAILRDNPGLRIRTS is encoded by the coding sequence ATGCGAAGCTCGCTCGCACGTCGCGCCGCGGTGTTCGGTTCTGCCGCGCTCCTACTCCTCGGCCCCGCAACCGCGGCCGCCCAGGCCGATCCAGCCGAATCGTCGTCCACGTCGGGCGTATCGGATCAGGCGGCGCATCTCCCGATCGAACTCGTCGACGCGCTGCAGCGAGATCTGCAGCTCACCCCGGATCAGTACCTCGAACGGTCCGAGCTCGGGCAGAAGCTCGCGGAGTTCGCCGCGCTCGCCCGCTACGAGTTCCCCGACGCGTTCGCGGGCGCGTGGATCGACCCGTCCGGCACTCCGATCGTCGGGCTCGCCGGCGAGGGCCGCGACGCCGCGCGGGCAGCCGTCGAGCAGGCCGGGTTCACGAGCAGGGACGTCGACCGCAGCGAGATCCAACTGCAGTCCGACCGCGCCGCGCTGAGCAAGTGGATCGACACGCTGCCGCGGGAGATCGCCGATCTGGTGCGCGGTATCACTGTGGACATCGCCGGCAACACCCTGGTGCTGCGCGCCGATGACGCCGCAGGCGACCTGTTCGACCTCCTGCCCCCGTTCCTGCAGGGTGCTGCACGGGTCGCGCTCGGTCCCGCACTCGGTTCGCTGCAGCCGCCGGCACCGGGTCCGGCCGCTGGCCAGTACGCGCCCGACGCCTTCCTCGGCGGCGACCCGTATGTGGCGGCCGGCGGCGGCATCGGGCTGCGTTGCTCGCTCGGATTCAACGCGATCGACCGCAACGGTGCACCCGTCAACATCAGCGCCGGACACTGCGACCCCAGCCGCGACGTCGCCGGAACGGCGGACGCGTCGACGGCGTATGCGTCGGCGGGTGGTTCGGCCGGGCCCATGATCGGAACCTTCGAGAAGACCAGCCTCGACCGCCTCGACTACTCGGTGATCCGCCCCACCCCCGAATCCGCGCAGCGGTTCGAGAACAACGGCGTGCGGGTTCCCGGAGCGGCCCCGGTCGCCATCACCGGCACCGCCGACCCGGTCGTCGGCGCGCCCGTCTGCAAGGCCGGCAACACCTCGGGCTTCAACTGCGGGGTCGTCACCGAAACCAACCAGAACGTCAAGGTCGGTGCCCGCATGCTCGCCGGCGGGTTCGCCACCAACCTCTGCGCACTCCAGGGTGACAGCGGCGGCACCATCCTCACCGGCACCCTCGCCCTCGGCATCTCGAGCGCGTCGACCGTCGGCGAGTACGGCCTGTGCGAGGTCGCGGGCTTCGTCAGCTCCGTCATGGGCCAGACCCCGGAACTGTTCGCCACCCCGATCAACGCGATCCTCCGCGACAACCCCGGCCTCCGCATCCGGACGTCCTAG